A window of Platichthys flesus chromosome 23, fPlaFle2.1, whole genome shotgun sequence contains these coding sequences:
- the lin7a gene encoding protein lin-7 homolog A codes for MATVVQPLTLDRDVARAIELLEKLQESGDVPGHKLQSLKKVLQSEFCTAIREVYQYMHETITVNGCPEYQARATAKATVAAFAASEGHSHPRVVELPKTEEGLGFNVMGGKEQNSPIYISRIIPGGVAERHGGLKRGDQLLSVNGVSVEGEHHEKAVELLKAAKDSVKLVVRYTPKVLEEMEARFEKLRTARRRQQQQILMQQQQQQNLASQQNHMS; via the exons ATGGCGACAGTGGTCCAACCGCTCACCCTGGATCGAG ATGTTGCCAGAGCCATCGAGctgctggagaagctgcaggagtcGGGCGACGTCCCCGGTCACAAGCTCCAGTCCCTGAAGAAGGTGCTTCAGAGCGAGTTCTGCACGGCCATCAGAGAG GTGTACCAGTACATGCACGAAACCATTACAGTGAATGGCTGTCCAGAGTACCAGGCGAGGGCCACTGCTAAG GCCACGGTCGCAGCCTTCGCAGCCAGCGAGGGTCACTCCCACCCGAGGGTGGTGGAGCTCCCCAAGACGGAGGAGGGCCTGGGCTTCAACGTGATGGGCGGCAAAGAGCAGAACTCACCGATCTACATCTCCCGCATCATTCCCGGCGGCGTGGCCGAGAGGCACGGCGGCCTGAAGCGGGGGGACCAGCTCCTGTCCGTCAACGGCGTG AGCGTGGAGGGCGAGCACCACGAGAAGGCGGTGGAGCTGCTGAAGGCGGCCAAGGACAGCGTGAAGCTGGTGGTGCGCTACACGCCCAAGgtgctggaggagatggaggcgcGCTTCGAGAAGCTGCGCACGGCCCGGCggcgccagcagcagcagatcctcatgcagcagcagcagcagcagaacctgGCGTCTCAGCAGAACCACATGTCGTAG